A single Montipora foliosa isolate CH-2021 chromosome 7, ASM3666993v2, whole genome shotgun sequence DNA region contains:
- the LOC138011693 gene encoding melanocortin receptor 5-like, with protein MEVNGQAIAELVPIALLIIIANGLVLVLFFKRKQLRTPPNFILFSLAICDVTSGVIHIPLFIIVAFTPVVQSIELHDYLYTVVYVFHNASAISTCYHILVATAEKYLSIAFPVKHRQLNTKTIKAVLAVVWTWSIVFSFIPFAWVNMEDFDSKAKFQIAHVVFCLVTVFLLPYIFMIYAFVGIFKKISSFGKEGQKMAPKRHSLQQTTVAKRCLVLFASMATIYLVCWLPWYILMLLYQICPENEQLLMIPSKVIILVRYVASISNPCLYAFLRRDFKLALKSLFRNCCRGTVLVSGKNDRTTKAFYLRKDDNAKR; from the coding sequence ATGGAAGTCAATGGCCAAGCTATCGCCGAATTAGTCCCAATCGCGTTGCTCATCATAATCGCCAATGGTTTGGTCCTCGTCTTGTTTTTCAAACGAAAACAGCTTCGTACACCACCCAACTTCATTCTCTTCAGCCTGGCTATTTGCGATGTCACCAGTGGTGTTATCCATATCCCTCTGTTTATCATCGTGGCCTTCACACCTGTCGTACAATCGATAGAGTTGCATGATTATTTATATACTGTTGTGTATGTTTTCCACAACGCGAGCGCCATATCCACGTGTTATCACATTCTCGTTGCTACGGCCGAGAAGTACCTGTCAATTGCGTTTCCTGTGAAGCATCGTCAACTGAACACAAAGACAATCAAGGCTGTGTTGGCAGTTGTTTGGACTTGGTCAATAGTTTTCTCCTTTATCCCTTTCGCATGGGTTAACATGGAAGACTTCGATTCAAAAGCTAAGTTCCAAATTGCACATGTCGTATTTTGCCTTGTCACAGTCTTTCTTCTGCCTTACATATTCATGATATATGCATTTGTGGGTATTTTCAAAAAGATTTCCAGCTTTGGAAAAGAAGGTCAAAAAATGGCGCCCAAACGTCATTCACTCCAACAGACTACCGTCGCAAAAAGGTGCTTGGTCCTTTTCGCTTCCATGGCAACCATTTACCTCGTGTGCTGGTTGCCATGGTATATTTTGATGCTGTTGTACCAGATCTGCCCCGAAAACGAGCAACTCCTCATGATCCCGTCCAAAGTGATTATTCTCGTGAGATATGTGGCTTCTATTTCCAATCCTTGTCTGTATGCTTTCTTAAGGAGAGATTTCAAACTTGCCTTAAAATCGCTGTTTCGAAACTGCTGTCGGGGAACTGTCCTTGTGTCTGGAAAGAACGACAGAACGACAAAAGCATTTTACTTACGAAAAGATGACAACGCCAAAcgatag